The following coding sequences are from one Achromobacter sp. B7 window:
- the tssM gene encoding type VI secretion system membrane subunit TssM, translating into MIYRLFGWFFSRRVWNFLGLVALALLIWIAGPLIAVGAVRPLESQTVRIIVIVAMFAIWLLRWVWRKWREGRLNAQLLGQLRPRPRAEKAVQDVAENDEIRQLEARFDEAVELLRKTRFENRGKRRPLDRFSKQYLYQLPWYVIIGAPGAGKTTALVNSGLNFPLAERYGKVALRGVGGTLNCDWWFTDDAVLLDTAGRYTTHESDPTGDEEEWRGFLRLLTKYRGRQPINGAMLTVSVEDLLSASDAQRAQHAAVLRRRLQELREQLGIAFPVYVLVTKTDLLSGFEEYFASFSRDELAQVWGFTLPYARTQEPDFDLYDAFHAEYALLQRRLDDALPEVVAAEEDPARRALAYMLPQQFAGLQNILGHFLSDVFATSKFEARVIPRGVYFTSGTQGGETFDQVTGHLKRYLRIDGAPSPAPSVPGEGEGRSYFLKNLLRDVIFREAGLAGRNLRWERRYRQLHWAGYGLVTAMFVALIAGWALSYRNNSAYVDEVARRVPAVEKLTRDIKITRTGDLLGLMPFLDSLWYLPRHERFEIDSPPLAYRFGLYQGSKLQAAAQGVYDNTLDQVLLPQVARRVEAALRDASASDLEYSYEALRAYLMLYEADRYDAEFMHAWLLSDMQSTLPDGYTRRQYEQLSLHLRHLTQGHVLASPFPKDEALVAQAREKLARYTLAQRAYSRLRRTLANTDIAPENTAVTLGGAQASAVFVRKSGKPLSQGIPSLYSYRGYWDVFNKRVSSVAEVLRSDDAWILNIPAPGMLDQAAQRQLVAGIKRLYMNDYVAQWDGYLNDLQLAPSKSLLQNIQMARTLSAPESPLVQLVRGVARETSLLRDSAKDERSLVDQARDRVGSTREALEQMFGPTGPGAAARADASDEKLERIVDQYFEPWRRLAQNEGGAAGAAPPIAATTGLINELYTYLTAADAALRSGSPTPSSDSVTKLRAEAGRLPGPLRDVLNALSVNASGEVSDVARARMGETVSATIGVFCGQSVAGRYPFSSRSTRDVAPNDMARLFGPNGMMDDFFQKNLATQIDVSGPRWRFKPGVDGRSGGSSATLDAFQRAGVIRDVYFMAGNPMPSYRVAIRPVEMDAGITQFVMDVDGQSVRYAHGPQVATTVQWPGPRGSNQVRIELTPQVGAAGLTTSGPWALNRMLDRAQLQRGPSPEITLATFDLGGRKVVLEITASSVKSPFHLAEMQGFACPGAS; encoded by the coding sequence ATGATCTACCGATTGTTCGGATGGTTCTTCAGCCGGCGTGTGTGGAATTTCCTGGGCCTGGTGGCGCTGGCGCTGCTGATCTGGATTGCGGGGCCGCTGATCGCGGTGGGTGCCGTGCGGCCGCTGGAAAGCCAGACGGTGCGCATCATCGTCATCGTGGCGATGTTTGCCATATGGCTGCTGCGCTGGGTGTGGCGCAAGTGGCGGGAAGGGCGCTTGAACGCGCAGTTACTCGGCCAGCTGCGTCCCCGGCCGCGCGCCGAAAAGGCCGTGCAAGACGTTGCCGAGAACGACGAGATCCGCCAGCTGGAAGCGCGGTTTGATGAAGCCGTCGAACTGCTGCGCAAGACGCGCTTTGAGAATCGCGGCAAGCGCCGTCCGCTGGATCGATTCTCGAAACAGTATCTGTACCAGCTGCCCTGGTACGTCATCATCGGCGCGCCGGGGGCGGGCAAGACGACGGCGCTGGTGAACTCGGGCTTGAACTTCCCGTTGGCCGAGCGCTACGGCAAGGTCGCCTTGCGCGGGGTGGGCGGCACGCTCAATTGCGATTGGTGGTTTACCGACGACGCGGTGCTGCTGGATACGGCGGGGCGCTACACCACCCACGAAAGCGACCCCACGGGCGACGAGGAAGAGTGGCGCGGCTTTCTTCGCCTGCTGACCAAGTACCGTGGCCGGCAGCCGATCAACGGCGCCATGTTGACGGTCAGTGTCGAAGACCTGTTGTCGGCATCCGATGCGCAGCGTGCGCAGCACGCGGCGGTGCTGCGGCGCCGCTTGCAGGAACTACGCGAGCAGCTGGGCATCGCGTTTCCTGTATACGTGCTGGTGACAAAGACGGATCTGTTGTCCGGCTTCGAAGAGTACTTTGCGTCGTTCAGCCGCGATGAGCTGGCGCAGGTGTGGGGCTTTACCTTGCCCTACGCGCGCACGCAGGAGCCTGACTTCGATTTGTACGACGCCTTCCATGCCGAGTACGCGCTGCTGCAACGGCGGCTGGATGACGCCTTGCCGGAAGTGGTGGCCGCCGAGGAAGACCCTGCGCGGCGCGCACTGGCCTACATGCTGCCGCAGCAATTTGCCGGGCTGCAAAACATCCTGGGCCATTTCCTTAGCGACGTGTTCGCCACGTCGAAGTTTGAAGCGCGCGTCATCCCGCGCGGCGTGTACTTCACCAGCGGCACGCAAGGGGGCGAAACCTTCGACCAGGTGACCGGCCATCTGAAGCGCTACCTGCGCATCGATGGTGCGCCCTCGCCCGCGCCCAGCGTGCCGGGCGAAGGCGAGGGCCGCAGCTACTTCCTGAAAAACCTGCTGCGCGACGTCATCTTTCGGGAAGCGGGCCTGGCAGGCCGTAACCTGCGTTGGGAACGCCGCTATCGGCAATTGCACTGGGCCGGTTACGGGCTGGTCACGGCGATGTTCGTGGCGCTGATTGCCGGCTGGGCATTGAGCTATCGCAACAACTCGGCCTATGTGGATGAAGTGGCGCGGCGCGTGCCGGCCGTGGAAAAGCTGACGCGCGACATCAAGATCACGCGCACGGGCGACCTGCTGGGCTTGATGCCGTTTCTGGACAGCCTTTGGTATCTGCCGCGCCACGAACGCTTTGAGATCGACTCGCCGCCACTGGCGTACCGCTTCGGGCTTTATCAGGGCTCCAAGCTGCAAGCGGCCGCGCAGGGCGTGTATGACAACACGCTGGATCAGGTGCTGTTGCCGCAGGTGGCGCGGCGCGTGGAAGCCGCGCTGCGGGATGCGTCGGCAAGCGACCTGGAGTATTCGTACGAGGCGTTGCGCGCCTATCTGATGTTGTACGAGGCCGACCGCTACGACGCCGAGTTCATGCATGCGTGGCTGTTGTCGGATATGCAATCGACGTTGCCTGACGGGTACACGCGCCGCCAGTACGAACAGTTGTCGCTGCATTTGCGCCACCTGACACAGGGTCACGTGCTGGCATCGCCTTTTCCGAAGGACGAGGCGCTGGTGGCGCAGGCGCGCGAGAAGCTGGCGCGCTATACGCTGGCGCAACGCGCCTACAGCCGCTTGCGCCGCACGCTTGCCAATACCGATATCGCGCCCGAGAACACCGCCGTGACCTTGGGCGGGGCACAGGCCAGCGCGGTGTTCGTGCGCAAGAGCGGCAAGCCGTTAAGCCAGGGCATCCCGTCGCTGTACAGCTATCGTGGCTATTGGGACGTGTTCAACAAACGCGTGTCCAGCGTGGCCGAGGTGCTGCGGTCGGACGATGCGTGGATCTTGAACATCCCGGCCCCCGGCATGTTGGACCAAGCGGCGCAGCGCCAATTGGTGGCGGGCATCAAGCGCCTGTACATGAATGATTATGTGGCGCAGTGGGATGGCTATCTGAACGACTTGCAGCTGGCGCCCAGCAAGTCGTTGCTACAAAACATCCAGATGGCGCGTACCTTGTCCGCGCCGGAATCACCGCTGGTGCAGTTGGTGCGCGGGGTCGCGCGCGAGACTTCCTTGCTGCGCGATTCGGCCAAGGACGAGCGGTCGCTGGTGGACCAGGCGCGCGATCGTGTCGGCAGCACGCGCGAGGCGTTGGAGCAGATGTTCGGCCCGACGGGGCCGGGTGCCGCCGCGCGCGCGGATGCGTCGGATGAAAAGCTGGAGCGCATCGTTGACCAGTACTTCGAGCCGTGGCGCCGGCTGGCGCAGAACGAAGGCGGGGCGGCAGGCGCCGCGCCGCCCATTGCCGCCACCACGGGGTTGATCAATGAGCTTTACACCTATCTGACGGCGGCGGACGCGGCACTGCGTAGCGGCAGCCCGACCCCGAGTTCCGATTCGGTGACCAAGCTGCGCGCCGAAGCCGGACGCCTGCCCGGCCCGTTGCGTGACGTGCTCAACGCCTTGTCGGTGAACGCGTCGGGCGAGGTGTCGGACGTGGCCCGCGCGCGCATGGGCGAGACGGTGTCGGCCACGATCGGCGTGTTCTGCGGGCAATCGGTGGCGGGCCGTTATCCGTTCTCCAGCCGCTCCACGCGTGACGTTGCCCCCAACGACATGGCCAGGTTATTCGGGCCGAACGGCATGATGGACGACTTTTTTCAGAAGAACCTGGCGACGCAGATCGACGTGTCCGGGCCGCGCTGGCGCTTCAAGCCCGGTGTCGATGGCCGCTCGGGGGGCAGCTCGGCCACGCTGGACGCGTTCCAGCGCGCGGGCGTCATCCGCGATGTGTACTTCATGGCGGGCAACCCCATGCCGTCGTACCGCGTGGCGATCCGGCCGGTGGAGATGGACGCGGGCATCACGCAGTTTGTGATGGACGTGGATGGCCAATCGGTGCGCTACGCGCATGGCCCGCAGGTGGCGACCACGGTGCAATGGCCCGGGCCGCGTGGCAGCAACCAGGTGCGTATCGAATTGACGCCGCAAGTCGGCGCGGCAGGCCTGACAACGTCGGGCCCATGGGCGCTGAATCGCATGCTGGACCGCGCGCAATTGCAACGCGGCCCCTCGCCGGAGATCACGTTGGCCACGTTCGACCTGGGCGGTCGCAAGGTGGTGTTGGAGATCACGGCCAGCAGCGTCAAAAGCCCTTTTCATCTAGCCGAGATGCAGGGTTTCGCCTGCCCCGGCGCGTCGTGA
- the lysA gene encoding diaminopimelate decarboxylase, translating into MTTAFPLPPELTGHPYFQYRNNVLYAEDVPLDHLAHGLGTPLYVYSRAALKAAWETYRSAIGPLPVLVCYGMKANSNLAVLKEFVRLGAGFDIVSGGELKRALAVGAEPSKIVFSGVGKQAWEMRDALVAGVKCFNVESEDELRRLSEVAQDMGLRAPVSLRVNPDVDAQTHPYISTGLKENKFGIAIESALDVYRVARELPGLEIVGVDCHIGSQLTDISPYFDALEKLLDLIDALEREGIRIAHLDLGGGLGIRYTDETPPSPKALLDRVFERLNARGHGHLHLVLEPGRSLVGNAGMLLTTVQYLKHSPARNFAIVDAAMNDLLRPALYEAYHGVQPLRPRAGDQVEYDLVGPVCESADWLAKGRALAIQQGDVLAVESAGAYSMAMASNYNTRARAAEVMVDGDHYHVVRQRETLDDLLKGESTLP; encoded by the coding sequence ATGACGACAGCCTTTCCCCTGCCGCCGGAGTTGACCGGCCATCCCTATTTCCAGTACCGCAATAACGTACTGTACGCCGAGGATGTGCCGCTGGACCATCTGGCGCATGGGCTAGGCACCCCGCTGTACGTGTACTCTCGCGCGGCGCTCAAGGCCGCTTGGGAAACCTATCGCAGCGCCATCGGGCCGCTGCCCGTGCTGGTCTGCTACGGGATGAAGGCAAACTCCAACCTGGCGGTCCTAAAGGAATTCGTGCGGTTGGGCGCGGGCTTTGACATCGTCTCTGGCGGCGAGCTCAAGCGCGCGCTGGCGGTGGGCGCCGAGCCCTCCAAGATCGTGTTTTCCGGCGTGGGCAAGCAAGCCTGGGAAATGCGCGACGCGCTGGTCGCCGGGGTGAAATGCTTTAACGTCGAATCGGAAGACGAATTGCGCCGCCTGTCCGAAGTGGCGCAGGACATGGGCTTGCGCGCGCCGGTGTCACTGCGCGTGAACCCCGATGTGGACGCGCAAACGCATCCCTATATCTCCACCGGCCTGAAAGAGAACAAGTTCGGCATCGCCATTGAATCGGCGCTGGACGTTTATCGCGTCGCGCGGGAGCTGCCGGGCCTGGAGATCGTGGGCGTGGACTGCCATATCGGCTCGCAGTTGACCGATATCAGCCCCTATTTCGATGCGCTGGAAAAGCTGCTGGACCTGATCGATGCGTTAGAACGCGAAGGCATCCGCATCGCCCATCTGGATTTGGGCGGTGGGCTGGGCATCCGCTATACGGACGAGACGCCGCCTTCGCCCAAGGCGTTGCTGGACCGGGTATTTGAACGGCTGAACGCGCGCGGCCACGGGCATCTGCATCTGGTGCTGGAGCCCGGCCGTTCGCTGGTGGGCAATGCCGGCATGCTGCTGACCACGGTGCAATATCTAAAGCATTCGCCGGCGCGCAATTTCGCGATCGTCGATGCCGCCATGAACGATCTGCTGCGTCCCGCGCTTTACGAGGCCTATCACGGCGTGCAGCCGCTACGCCCGCGCGCCGGTGATCAAGTCGAATACGACCTCGTCGGGCCAGTATGCGAAAGCGCGGACTGGCTGGCCAAGGGGCGCGCACTGGCCATCCAGCAAGGCGACGTGCTGGCGGTGGAATCCGCGGGCGCCTACAGCATGGCCATGGCCAGCAACTACAACACACGCGCCCGCGCGGCCGAAGTCATGGTCGATGGCGACCACTACCACGTGGTGCGCCAACGCGAGACGCTGGACGATCTGCTCAAGGGCGAGTCCACGCTACCTTGA
- a CDS encoding GntR family transcriptional regulator, whose product MASDKRENSVTGIYERIYRAILDNRLKPGTKLVEERLAEIFEVSRPRIREVLARLAHEQIVELFPQRGAYVAKPSIEKARDVFEARRLIEPAVVRRLTQNLTAEKLARLREHVLLEHDARKRDDKRAIIRLAGEFHILLSELAGNGELARTMRELSTLTCLVIFLYNLPTATSCRDDEHELITEAIAARDAQRAEELTLHHLEHIEQSVKLESVEESVDLEEVFKF is encoded by the coding sequence CGGTCACCGGCATCTACGAGCGCATCTACCGCGCCATCCTGGACAACCGCCTCAAGCCCGGCACCAAGCTGGTCGAAGAGCGCCTGGCCGAAATCTTTGAAGTCAGCCGGCCGCGCATCCGTGAGGTTCTTGCGCGCCTGGCCCACGAACAGATCGTCGAACTTTTCCCCCAGCGTGGCGCCTACGTCGCCAAGCCGTCCATCGAAAAAGCGCGCGACGTCTTCGAGGCGCGCAGGCTGATCGAGCCCGCCGTCGTGCGCCGCCTGACGCAGAACCTGACTGCCGAGAAGCTGGCGCGCCTGCGCGAACACGTGCTGTTGGAACACGATGCCCGCAAGCGCGACGACAAGCGCGCCATCATCCGGCTGGCCGGCGAATTTCATATTCTTCTAAGCGAGCTAGCGGGCAACGGCGAACTGGCGCGCACGATGCGCGAGCTGTCCACGCTGACCTGCCTGGTCATCTTCCTGTACAACCTGCCCACCGCCACCAGCTGCCGCGACGACGAACACGAGCTGATAACCGAAGCCATCGCGGCGCGCGACGCCCAGCGCGCCGAGGAATTGACGCTGCATCACCTGGAGCACATCGAACAAAGCGTGAAGCTGGAATCGGTGGAAGAATCGGTGGATCTGGAAGAAGTCTTCAAGTTCTGA
- a CDS encoding lipoprotein, producing MVAACGYKGPLYMPTPDGKPPSRSQPAPQIPPPPSIP from the coding sequence ATGGTGGCGGCATGCGGCTACAAGGGGCCTTTATACATGCCGACGCCTGACGGCAAGCCGCCGTCGCGTTCGCAGCCCGCGCCGCAGATCCCTCCCCCTCCTTCGATCCCATGA
- the tagF gene encoding type VI secretion system-associated protein TagF — protein sequence MELGVENGQVGWYGKIPAAGDFVHRRLPRELIAWWDHWLQFGLVALKQAPDAAAARSFASAPIWNFAIPAGPGAGVAQLGCITPSRDRVGRGYPLCVVAALPPAQYHSSMLDGAGDYYRQVGSSMLAAVRHGCAPEQFDRSLQQVRMPTAAPGPAAPRGGNDIMDILRAGLDAESAPLARRALNAWPDLPFCFNPSSHTSYWWTNQADGAALQTYVHGGALNATLFARLFSSLPTWRP from the coding sequence ATGGAGCTTGGAGTGGAGAACGGGCAGGTGGGCTGGTACGGAAAGATCCCGGCCGCGGGCGACTTCGTGCATCGGCGTCTGCCGCGTGAACTGATTGCGTGGTGGGACCACTGGTTGCAGTTCGGGCTGGTGGCGTTGAAGCAGGCGCCGGACGCGGCCGCGGCGCGCAGTTTTGCTTCGGCGCCTATCTGGAACTTTGCCATTCCGGCAGGGCCCGGCGCCGGCGTGGCGCAGCTGGGTTGCATCACCCCCAGCCGCGACCGCGTGGGGCGCGGGTATCCGCTGTGTGTCGTCGCGGCGCTGCCGCCCGCGCAATATCACAGCAGCATGCTGGATGGCGCCGGCGACTACTACCGTCAAGTGGGCTCCAGCATGTTGGCCGCCGTACGCCATGGCTGCGCGCCCGAACAGTTTGACCGCAGCCTTCAGCAAGTCCGCATGCCCACTGCCGCGCCCGGCCCTGCCGCGCCGCGAGGGGGCAACGACATCATGGACATCTTGCGGGCGGGGCTGGACGCGGAATCCGCGCCCTTGGCGCGCCGCGCGTTGAATGCGTGGCCCGATCTGCCGTTTTGCTTCAACCCCAGTTCGCACACGAGCTATTGGTGGACCAACCAGGCGGACGGCGCGGCGTTGCAAACCTATGTGCATGGCGGCGCGCTGAACGCCACGTTGTTCGCCAGGCTGTTCTCGTCCCTGCCCACGTGGCGGCCATGA
- a CDS encoding DotU family type VI secretion system protein gives MHASDHTLSAPPGSLGDTPGQASSRLRPHDYVISGANPLVAAANPLLDLIPQIRATASHPSPAMLREHLLDEIRQFELRAQQAGIPNETILGARYCLCTALDEAAALTPWGGGGVWSAHSLLVTFHNETWGGEKFFQLLAKLSQNPAQHLDLLELLYYCLLLGFEGRYRVMDNGRSQLETLRQRLLRILRGARGEYALALSPHWRDEPAQTPLRRLPVPLWVFGALAAVLALALYWGLGWRLGSQSDGVFASISQLKPPVVQIAPAVVKRPAPAPRLAVFLAPEIRDQLVSVRDEVDRSVVVLRGDGVFESGASSVRDQYLPVLSRVADALRETQGSILVRGYSDNIPMRSARFPSNWHLSQARADAVKDMLEQRLGQSASARVRAEGRGDADPVAPNDTAAGRALNRRVEITVLVPPTPHEGDAQGGKE, from the coding sequence ATGCATGCATCGGACCACACCCTGTCCGCCCCGCCAGGAAGCCTGGGCGACACACCCGGCCAGGCCTCCAGCCGGCTGCGGCCTCATGACTACGTCATCAGCGGCGCCAACCCGCTGGTGGCGGCGGCCAACCCCTTGTTGGACTTGATCCCGCAAATCCGCGCCACCGCGTCGCACCCGTCGCCCGCGATGCTGCGCGAGCACTTGCTGGACGAGATCCGTCAGTTTGAGTTGCGCGCACAGCAGGCGGGCATTCCCAACGAAACGATCCTGGGCGCGCGCTACTGCTTGTGCACCGCGCTGGACGAAGCCGCCGCGTTGACCCCGTGGGGCGGGGGCGGTGTGTGGTCGGCCCACAGTCTGCTGGTGACCTTTCACAACGAGACCTGGGGCGGCGAGAAATTCTTCCAGCTGCTGGCCAAGCTGTCGCAAAACCCGGCGCAACACCTGGACCTGCTTGAACTGCTGTATTACTGCCTGCTGCTGGGCTTTGAAGGCCGCTACCGCGTGATGGACAACGGCCGTTCGCAACTGGAAACGCTGCGCCAGCGCTTGCTGCGCATCCTGCGGGGGGCACGTGGGGAGTACGCGCTTGCGCTGTCGCCCCATTGGCGCGATGAGCCCGCGCAAACGCCGCTGCGGCGGTTGCCCGTGCCGCTGTGGGTCTTCGGCGCATTGGCTGCCGTGCTGGCGCTGGCTTTGTATTGGGGGTTGGGATGGCGGTTGGGCAGCCAGTCGGACGGCGTGTTTGCGTCCATCAGCCAGCTCAAGCCGCCTGTCGTGCAGATCGCCCCGGCGGTGGTGAAGCGGCCCGCGCCCGCGCCGCGCCTGGCGGTGTTCCTGGCGCCCGAAATCCGCGACCAGCTGGTCAGCGTGCGCGACGAGGTGGACCGCAGCGTGGTGGTGTTGCGCGGAGACGGCGTGTTCGAGTCCGGTGCCAGTTCCGTTCGCGATCAGTACCTGCCCGTGCTGTCGCGCGTGGCAGACGCGTTGCGCGAGACGCAGGGCAGCATTCTTGTGCGCGGGTACTCCGACAACATACCGATGCGCAGCGCGCGCTTTCCGTCCAACTGGCATCTGTCGCAGGCCCGCGCGGACGCCGTCAAAGACATGCTGGAACAACGCCTGGGGCAATCGGCTTCGGCGCGCGTCCGGGCGGAAGGGCGTGGGGATGCGGACCCGGTCGCACCCAACGATACGGCGGCAGGCCGCGCGCTGAACCGCCGCGTGGAAATCACGGTGCTGGTGCCGCCCACCCCGCATGAGGGCGATGCACAAGGAGGCAAAGAATGA
- the cyaY gene encoding iron donor protein CyaY, which yields MTETEFLALIDQVLDSIESQADDWAASLDVDVETTRSGNVLTMVFEDNTHVVVNSQAAMQELWVAARSGGFHYRYDGHHWNDTRGGPQLPDALSQICSAAAGVPVTLKL from the coding sequence ATGACCGAAACCGAATTTCTTGCGTTGATCGACCAGGTGCTGGACAGCATCGAAAGCCAGGCCGACGACTGGGCGGCTTCGCTCGACGTCGACGTGGAAACCACCCGCAGCGGCAATGTCCTGACCATGGTTTTCGAAGACAACACCCATGTCGTCGTCAACAGCCAGGCCGCCATGCAGGAACTGTGGGTAGCCGCCCGCAGTGGCGGCTTCCACTACCGCTACGACGGCCACCATTGGAACGACACCCGTGGCGGCCCGCAACTGCCGGACGCCCTGTCGCAAATCTGCTCGGCCGCGGCCGGCGTGCCGGTTACGCTGAAACTATAA